One stretch of Armigeres subalbatus isolate Guangzhou_Male chromosome 2, GZ_Asu_2, whole genome shotgun sequence DNA includes these proteins:
- the LOC134210542 gene encoding proline-rich protein 36-like, with protein sequence MQTQPAKRHNSPPPVMLRHPRRSLWPPHSTLAPPQLGPAPVGQQPRADPETGVEQPAIPSPTWPQPVSPRELSPGPCPGPSEAQLSLPASVRRACLSPGPQTRAQLTSPPAAWASALGTGTACLGTLRPPGAQPASWLQSLPAPSPPGNRTGPGLLSSAWLSLASLETQPGAWAAASALGPGAPAQCPGAWAQLAQPLPQAWPRGLGSSLLSLLSLLSCLPQVSLGPGSSVSLAHQPAQPVPLVSLLSPSGGQAGVEAQPGGGNLASSLPSAQNSSAWAEPGSVVKVWETGGGEQPGLSLLKASKGCLPSLLSSVSAHCASNPAWAQSLAQPGGVVKAWLSLLSCQKSVSAAQPCLCQLSKPAPARFSFSTPAWVSKLSKPLFAGWGSNVSASASRWGQSQPACSKLTACSKLAQLLKAWLSSAQLNRNSRVLSAELGLASSSAQPAGNRQPQPCLGPGSQPPAPSQGLSPSPCPSPTPAWVEQLGLLEALGLGPALPGSPARPAWPAWEAEQPGLPSPRLPSLGLRSPGSALPQPAVSSPARAGGCLRLSLELRTSLLRGGLRPASGSAPACLRPAPHGLSPAGNGGLGGSSLAQPAPVPAWGACQIQPAACPGSAWLCASSLPTSSWGTLSLPGPPGSLAPAPGPALGTSPPACSPQGWAWGAQEQAPPG encoded by the exons ATGCAAACTCAACCAGCGAAGAGGCATAACTCGCCTCCACCGGTGATGCTTCGGCACCCGCGGAGGTCCTTGTGGCCTCCGCACTCCa CCCTGGCCCCGCCCCAGCTGGGCCCAGCCCCAGTGGGCCAACAGCCCCGTGCAGACCCCGAGACTGGGGTGGAACAGCCTGCCATTCCCAGCCCCACCTGGCCCCAGCCCGTCAGCCCCAGGGAACTCAGCCCTGGCCCGTGCCCTGGCCCCAGTGAAGCCCAGCTCAGCCTGCCTGCCTCCGTCAGACGCGCCTGCCTCAGCCCGGGGCCCCAGACCCGGGCTCAGCTCACCAGCCCGCCTGCAGCCTGGGCCTCAGCCCTGGGAACAGGAACAGCCTGCCTGggaacactgcgcccgcccggCGCCCAGCCTGCCTCCTGGCTCCAAAGCCTGCCCGCCCCCAGCCCGCCTGGGAACAGAACAGGGCCTGGCCTGCTCAGctcagcctggctcagcctggCCAGCCTGGAGACTCAGCCTGGGGCCTGGGCTGCAGCCTCAGCCCTGGGGCCTGGTGCCCCAGCTCAGTGCCCAGGGGCCTGGGCTCAGCTCGCTCAGCCTCTGCCTCAGGCCTGGCCTCGGGGCCTGGGCTcaagcctgctcagcctgctcagcctgctcagctgCCTGCCTCAGGTCAGCCTGGGCCCTGGAAGCTCCGTCAGCCTGGCTCaccagcctgctcagcctgtgCCCCTGGTCAGCCTGCTCAGCCCGTCTGGAGGCCAAGCTGGGGTGGAGGCCCAGCCTGGCGGAGGCAATTTGGCCTCCAGCCTGCCTTCAGCTCAAAACAGCTCAGCCTGGGCTGAGCCTGGCTCAGTCGTCAAAGTCTGGGAGACGGGAGGTGGGGAACAGCCTGGGCTCAGCCTGCTCAAAGCTTCAAAGGGGTGCCTGCCCAGCCTGCTCAGCTCAGTGTCAGCTCACTGCGCCTCAAACCCAGCCTGGGCTCAAAGCCTGGCTCAGCCTGGTGGGGTGGTGAAAGCctggctcagcctgctcagctgTCAGAAGTCAGTTTCAGCCGCTCAGCCCTGCTTGTGTCAGCTCTCAAAGCCTGCCCCAGCTCGTTTCAGTTTCTCAACACCAGCCTGGGTTTCAAAGCTGTCAAAGCCACTGTTTGCTGGGTGGGGCTCAAATGTTTCAGCCTCAGCCAGCCGCTGGGGTCAAAGCCAGCCAGCCTGCTCAAAGCTCACTGCCTGCTCAAAGCTGGCTCAGTTGCTCAAAGCCTGGCTCAGCTCGGCTCAGCTGAACAGGAACAGCCGGGTCCTCAGTGCTGAACTGGGTCTGGCCTCCAGCTCCGCTCAGCCTGCTGGGAACAGACAGCCCCAGCCCTGCCTGGGTCCTGGCTCCCAGCCACCAGCTCCGTCTCAGGGTCTCAGCCCCAGCCCGTGCCCCAGCCCCACACCAGCCTG GGTGGAACAGCTGGGGCTCCTGGAGGCCCTGGGGCTGGGGCCCGCCCTGCCTGGCTCACCAGCCCGCCCAGCCTGGCCTGCCTGGGAGGCTGAACAGCCTGGGCTCCCCAGCCCCAGGCTGCCCAGCCTCGGGCTCAGGTCTCCGGGCTCAGCCCTGCCTCAGCCTGCGGTCAGCTCACCTGCCCGGGCTGGAGGCTGCCTCCGCCTCAGCCTGGAGCTCCGTACCAGCCTGCTCAGGGGAGGCCTGAGGCCTGCCTCCGGCTCAGCTCCAGCCTGCCTGAGACCCGCCCCACATGGCCTCAGCCCCGCTGGGAACGGGGGCCTGGGCGGGTCCAGCCTAGCTCAGCCTGCCCCAGTCCCAGCCTGGGGTGCCTGCCAGATCCAGCCTGCTGCGTGCCCTGGCTCAGCCTGGCTCTGTGCCTCCAGTCTGCCCACCAGCTCCTGGGGAACGCTCAGCCTGCCTGGCCCGCCAGGGAGCCTGGCCCCAGCTCCTGGCCCAGCCCTGGGAACCAGCCCACCAGCGTGCAGCCCGCAGGGCTGGGCCTGGGGTGCTCAGGAACAGGCCCCGCCCGGGTAG